The DNA window GGAGTGCAGGCTTTAGAagctggaagaagaggaagtgaGACAGGTGATTGGTGCCGAACTGGAGTTCGTGACCTTCAGCCGTAAAGCGAAGGTCAGGAATAGCCATGATGCCAGCATTAGCGATGAGGCAGTGGATCTTAGAggtcttcttgagaatagCAGTAGCAGCATCCCGGACGGACGCAAGAGACCCCTGATCCATCTGGAACAGTTCCATGCGGGAGGGGTCGAAGATGCCATCTAAGGCTGTTCTGGCCTTGTCAAGGTCTCGGGCCGTAAGGTACAGAGTTGCCCCAGTCGCGGCGATGGCGCGGAGAGTCTCGATGCCGATTCCAGAGGATGTGCCGGTGATGACGAAAATTTGACCTTGACGTTTTTCCTCGAGTCCTTCGtccttgatgatctggagGGCTGTTGGGCGAGCGTCGCCTGGacctttggtgttgacgtGGACAGCGGTGTAGCGAGACATGATTGGTTACGCGTgtcaagaagagagttgatAAGTTTGCACTATTTGGACTTTAGAGATCTTGTCGTGTTTGATGCAGGACAGACAATTATTGTTTTCGGAGTGCGGATATTTATATTCCATACTCTGGATCATGGAATACGATATTGTCTTTATTATGGATCATTGTTGAGCGGTACTACGTCGTGAAGAACAACTTAACAATCACTATCCAGCATGGAGTTAGAATCTTCCCACAGAATTATCACCGTCTACTAGAGGTGAAGCCTGGAAGTTGTATCTTGATTATTCAGAATCAAACTGTAGGGTGAGTTGGTGTACCAGGCTGATGACATTCCTGCCTTTCCAGGTCTAGCCGTCCCACCTAAATGCCCTGGAGCCGGAAGCGTAGGTGGGGCTGATGACAGTTTATCCTAATCCAGTTTAGCTTGCGGGACTTGACTACGCTAGCTCAGGCGGAGCATTTCTCAACTCGCCGATGGAACTCGGCTGCCAatttcatcgtcttctcctTACTACATTCcaaagttaataatatacaaCACCTTGATATGGAATCTAGAGATAATTACTCCGCGATTGCCGAGGCGAATAGGCAGCGAAGAAAGCTACAAAACCGGAAGAACCAGAGAGCCCGTCGTGAGTTGTCCCTCGCCAGATGACTAGAGGtgcttattaattattaatgtCTTTAGGACAACGAATCAAGGGTAAAGATTTTGATATACACCAAGGACCGGATTCATTTGAGATTAGGCGCTGGCGGGTCGATGAGGTCGATGATCAATGTTCCCGAGACAAGGACATAGACTCAACTACCGTGTCTACAACCTATCATGCGTCTTATACACTTCCCTGCGCTACCGAAAGTGCCACCGCTGTTCAAGCACCATCATCCGCAGATCAACCCAATCAAATCATGACCATACACTCAACCCCCCaggccatcaacatcaccttccCCCTACCCTCTGATcaactcctccatctcatccaatTCAACGTCTACCGCGCCTTCATATCCATCAAACGCACCATAAACACAATATCACTAGACCCAACAACCTGTCCCGTCTTCGGGCCATGTCTAGACGACACGACCCGCTACCCCCCCAACCCCAATATTCCTGTTTCTCTAGCCCCTACTACACTGCAACTATCTCAGTACCATTTCCCTTGGATCAACATTATGCCGTTCGCCCGGCTACGAGACAATCTTATACGACGCGAAGGTCGGTTTGATAATTTCGAATTGTGGCGCGATCTCGTCGGCGATCTCATGAGTTATACTGCTGCGCCTTGGCAGCGAGGAACACCATTGAGCTTCTCTACTACTATCCCCGAGACCAAGCAGTCACAAgggttggtcttggagaATTACATAGATACAGACGAACTTACGGCCGGACGCAACGGGCTGATAATTTGGGGTGAGCCGCATGATATGCAGAGTTGGGAGGCTACGCCTGGCTTTCTTACGAAGTGGTCATGGGCCGTCGAGGGCTGTGAAGAGCTCGTGGAGATCAGTAATCGCTGGAGGGTAAGAAGAGGGGCGGAGCCAATGCGTCTGTCAATCTCGGCACTGGGAAGGAATAAATAGGCAATTCTGAAAGATACTATTTATcctaaataattattacAGCTTAAAGCGCTGTCTGTTACTCTCATGCATTGAATCGGACAACCTGCTTGCCCCCCGCTACCTGACCCGCCCGCAATTTATCCAACCCCTCAAGTATACCATCAAAGCCGTCCTTCAGCTCAATAGTCGGGATCGGTTTCAAGATATGTGTAACTCGTGGTAGAGTTTCATAAAAGCGAACAAGGGCCGCTCGATCCTGTGGCCTGGCTTCAAACTTGGGTCCAATTGGTGGTAGCCACTGGAAAGCATGCCCCATAGCTGTATACGACATGACAAGGTCGTAAGTCACTCCAGGAGTGCTAGATTTGCCGTTGGGTAATAGCGTAACCACCTTACCGCCGCTAGGATTAAGCACCGCAGCGCAGATGGGTGTTGACTTGCCCTCAGAGAAACAATCCACCGCTTTTGTGATCTTGGGATAatccttgatgatgtcttCAGCGACGGAGGGCGAGTTGTAGTCAAAGACTGCATCGGCACCATATTGCTTCACTAGCTGGGTTGAGCGGGGTGAGGCAGTTGTGACGACCGTGTATCCAGCTGCTTTTGCGAGTTGGATATGGTATAGGCCTGCACTGGTTGATCCAGCGTAAATGAAGATGGCTTCATCCTTGGGAGACATAGGCTTCGTGTCGAGGAAGGGAAGCCCGTAATGGACATTGAGGACCAGCATGGCTGTCACAGCAGAGACACCATATGTAGTTGCCTGAGTATCGCTTATTCCCTCTGGGACTTTAAAGGCCAGATCCGAATCTATCTTCAAATACTCAGCAAAGGCGCCCTTGTCAGGATATAAGCCTCCATGCACAGCGCCAGCAACACGATCGCCGATTTTCCATTTGTCTTTGGCTGCATCACCCACTTGGTGGACGACACCTGCGTAATCGCATCCGATGATAGAGTTGGGTGGAGAGATAATGTCGAGATGCTTGAAGTCTGTAGGGTTGAGGGCTAcagctttgactttgacgaggATTTcgttggaggagatggagggaaTGGGTACATCGTCTTGGACACGACCGCCCTGGCCACCGATGGCTTTGCTGCGGGTGGCGTTGACGAGTCGTGTGACGATGCTGCGGTTGGAGACGAGCGCTTTCATGGtactcatgatgatgatattgatcTCGGATGAAAAGAACGTTGCAATTCGTTATGACTGGTCGCCAAACAAATGCTTTATATACGCATTGAGTTCCTAATGGGCACCATTTAACCAACTTTTTAGAGTTAAGAGAAAACCGCATTTATCAATCGATCGGGTAGTATGACGGCGTTGTTGAGTAATCGGCCTTATTCACTATTTTAGGTTCCAGCCACTGCCGAATTGACGTTATCTGGCCTCTGATCTTCTGCTTGCGGAGCAACCATCTGCCCGAGACAAGGACGCTAATCTTAAAATTGGTCCGGGTCCACGTCCGTCCTAGCGGAGTTTCGGGTAACTAGACGGTGCTCTGAATAACGCTGCCGATACTTGCAGCGGATAGAGCAGGAGtttgaaaagaagcttttgacCGTTTCTGTTAACGGTATGGAAGAAATAGCGTAATCCTTATGGTTGTCTCCTTTTATAACCCGAGATATGAAAGCTTGGCACAATTACACCCGGCGCGAAAGCGCGTTGGTTTACAATTGTTGCCGAGGCTTAGGATAATCATCCCCAGAATCATGTATACGAGCAGTCAACCGAAatgatcaacatgatcaGGTAGAGTAGCTACAGTCTAGAGTGAATCAACTTTTGCTACAGTCTTGAGATCAAATTCACGACGTCTACCAAGCTCTGGTTGAGGAAACACGAAGGTGTCATTGGGGGTTGCAGACTCAGGACTCAGCGTTCTTCCCATGAATCAAGGCCCAGCCGGCTTTTCAATGGAGATGTATGAACTAGAGCAAATATGGCGCTTAGAAGCCCTACAGTGATGGAACTTGACTAGGCTCTGCTTAACGCAACTTTCAAGTCGTTGAGATCATTAACATCGCAAGCCGCCGGAACAAAACGTCTACGAATAGATTCCGCCTCGAGACTTATTGCCCACATCACGAAGTTTCTTAGGATTAGTATAGTTCTATTCGTTGCCAGTGACTAAGCAGGTCCCATTCGTCGGGCCACTAATGAAACTTGGCCCACGGCCAGGCTATCCTATATGCAACCAGCAACTTTGCGTCTGTACTTTATTTACGTGAGATCTGTCAGCTTGTTTCAATAAGAAAGCAAGATTCGGGTCGAGCCTGATTTAATGAGGAACTATTTCTTACTAGTGATGTGAATGCTGAAGAAAGTAATCAAACGCTTGACTGTGGGTGGAATGTCAGTGATGGTTTGTTGCGTCGCCATATTAGTATTATTGAGTGGTCCATGCTCTTGATAAATAAGCGTGATATTATATGTATTTTTGAATTAAAAGAGATCCTCTGGACGCTTTTAATACCGTCTTCCTTTAATCTCGTCAATGAGTCGAAGGACGCCCAAATTCTCATTTACTTCTTGGTGCTTTTTATTGTCAATTTCATCACGACAATAGAGCCAGCTTTCCTCAGTATCATCTCGAAATTCGCTGCTAATGTGCAAGGTAATTTGGCAAGAAGACAAGGGGTCAAGGGGGTGATGGGAAGTCTCAATTACCTGGTTACTGATGCATTTATTAATTCTCGTCAATCGACGTCGTACGCTTGATTACTTATTTAGCCGGTGTCATTACCAATATAGTAAGTAACATATTTCTATTCGAACACACTGATGCTTTTTATTGGACTAAGTACGCATTTCCATGTCGCGAAGCGCAGTCACGAATGATACGTATTTAGTAGGGTCGCGGCAGGGAAGATCGTTCAAATTATGGGATGCTGGAACTGCtgccttgatatcatcttcaAGGACTACCTAGCCACGGTACCGTTTGTTGTTAGCTGGTCTTACGTAGGAGGTTTGCATACAATTAAATTTAGACGCTTCTGTTGAGGCTAGTGATCATGTAGCCAGCATATATGGTCAGCAGACAAAGCACTCTCTAAGACTTCTTAAACACCTTTTTTCATCGGAACATCTTTCAGGACATGAGAATTTTATCAGGACATTCAAACTCTTCCATGAAATAACTTACTGAAGCTCAACATGTTTCAGCAAGACGTCCACGCAACGCTGTCTGCAAAGAATCATGGTTCTTGCTTACAACTTGCATAAAAAGGCCGATCCTTAAAAAGAATAGCGTAATTTCTGCATGATGGGCCTGAGGAACGACATTTTTGACAACTGAGCCAATAGCCAGGTTTGGCCATAAAACCTCTCAATACTATACCGGAGATATTGAATTGAGAGTTGTTGATAAGCCTGAAGCTCGGGGTTAGTATggataaatattaaaaatacaTCAGGCTCGCGCAGCACCTCAAATTCAGGTTGTTGCACATGAGGCATATTATTCTATCCTCCTGATCGGCTTAATTGAGGCCGCTTTAAGGATGTCAATACTTGCTTTATCCCTTGAAAACTGAAATGTGTGCCAAGAGTAGCTGAATAGGTGGGCTTCATAAATGATGTTAAAATGCTAGCGTCACTGTCTTACTGTTAGACTTCCTAAGGGATAAGCTAATCTAAATAGAGGTTATATGAGTAGGTTTGTTTACCGGTTAAAGACTAGGTAGCAGGGTTGAAATTAAGTTTGGAATACAGGCACAACTGGATGAACATTGCCCTTGAGTGTCAAGGGATAAAAGCAAACTTAAATTCTTTACGAACTTGTGCACTTAGCGCCATGATGTGGTACACTGCCTGTTTTAAATACTGAATAAAATCCTCTTCTTATTCTGTCGATTGTCTGTTAATTTCATTATTCTACTGGCTtctgtgttttctttttctcttatttatctttttcttattttctattccttctcttatatatagGTTACAACACCATACCATTCACGGCAATATGCGCTTCGGATCTGCGCCTGTTTCTGTTAAAAGATCcaggctatatttaaggataattGTCCTCATAATTCTGGTAAGCTCTCTTTGTGATCTAGCCGAGATTCTGGACCGTGTAGCTTAGACGGCTTATGACATACATAGGCACTAGGTCTACTAGTATATCTAAGGCCCGCAAGCATATTCTCAGAGTCTTGGTGTAATGCCTTCGATTTCAGGTCTCGGAACTGTCGTGCTGAGCCGCCTGCCGCATCTCACGTAGAGACAAATAATGCTTTGTTAAAGCAAACACCAAACCGGCCGCCAAACCAGCCTTTCCGCATGAACGCTACATTTGTCACCCTTGCGCGGAACAGCGATGTATGGAACATAGCCAAGTCGATACGGCAAGTCGAAGATCGTTTCAATAGAAAGTACGGATATGACTGGGTGTTTTTGAACGAGAAGCCATTCGATGCGACCTTCAAAAGAGTAACCAGCGCCCTTGTATCAGGCAAAACCTATTACGGCTTGATCCCGCCAGAGAACTGGTCATTTCCTGAT is part of the Fusarium fujikuroi IMI 58289 draft genome, chromosome FFUJ_chr07 genome and encodes:
- a CDS encoding toxD-like protein → MSTMKALVSNRSIVTRLVNATRSKAIGGQGGRVQDDVPIPSISSNEILVKVKAVALNPTDFKHLDIISPPNSIIGCDYAGVVHQVGDAAKDKWKIGDRVAGAATTYGVSAVTAMLVLNVHYGLPFLDTKPMSPKDEAIFIYAGSTSAGLYHIQLAKAAGYTVVTTASPRSTQLVKQYGADAVFDYNSPSVAEDIIKDYPKITKAVDCFSEGKSTPICAAVLNPSGGKVVTLLPNGKSSTPGVTYDLVMSYTAMGHAFQWLPPIGPKFEARPQDRAALVRFYETLPRVTHILKPIPTIELKDGFDGILEGLDKLRAGQVAGGKQVVRFNA